Below is a window of Shewanella khirikhana DNA.
CTGTCAGAATCGCTGGCGTCCACGGTCACGGATACACTATCACCCGCAGTGACAACGCTGTCATTTTGAGGTGCAGAAATTGCGGTCTGGGGCGGTAAATTATTGGCATTCACCACCAGAATTTGTACATTGGCCTCGGTGGCTGCGCCCTTGTCATCGGTGGCTTTGGCCACAATCACTACGCTGCCGGTTTTATCAACTGACCAGGGAGAGCTGATGGCCGCGCCATTGGCAAACCACTCAAGGCTGACTACCTGACCATCGGCATCGGAGGCACTGGCTTCCAGCAATAGCTGGTCGCCCAGATTGTACTGTGCACCCGCCATCGGTGAGCTGATGGTCACATCAGGCGCCTGATTGCTGCCTTCACAGGCGCCGAGGTTTTTCCAAACGCCCCAGTCGCCGGATAGCGATGGGTCTTCGTTTTGGGTCCACCACTTGTTCCGGAACAGGGTGTTCTGGTGGGTCACCTGGGTGGTGGTTGCATAGATGGTTTGGGCAGCCCAGGGGGCAACGCCCTGGCAGTCTGCGGCGAAGGCTTGCTGGGCAAATGCGCCCGACAGCGCCAAAGCGGTACACAAAGCCAAGCGGTTCACGCCCATGGGGCGCCCGCTGTAGGGGGGTTGTTTCATACTCAGGACCTCAATTTATTTTATTAATTTAATTAGCTTTTAGCTTTTCCGAACCCCGGCAAAGCGGGTAAGCGGCCGAATTGCTTCGAGGACAGCATCGGTATTTTTAACTTAGCCGCGAAATTCCCAAAAGTTAACTACCTGAATATGAAATTTGATTACATTTTATACCAACATATTCGATCTAACTGAATTAAAAAGGGATTATTTTTGAAACAGAGTTGCAGTTTTGCTACAAAATTAGCGCTTATGAATATAGCGTACGCTTTAAGCAATGGCAGAGATCAGCCGAAAATCGTATACTGCGCGCCTTTCAACTAAACACCAGATTTGTCTGCATAACCACAAGGTTGCCGTATGCCACTGACTGATACCCTGCCCCAGTTTCCTGAGGCCATTGCCCGCCGTATTGATTCATCGGAAGCCCGTGTAATCAAAGCGGTTTTCCCCTCCAATACCAACCACCACAACACCCTGTTCGGTGGCGAAGCCCTGGCCTGGATGGATGAAACCGCCTTTATCGCCGCCACCCGCTTTTGCCGTAAACCACTGGTAACCGTGAGTTCCGACAGAATCGATTTCAACAAGGCGATTCCGGCCGGCAGTTTGGCGGAACTAATTGCCCGGGTTATCCACGTCGGCAACACCAGTTTGAAGGTGGAAGTGAACATTTTTGTCGAAGACATGTATCAGGACAAAAGAGAACATGCCATTCGCGGCGTGTTTACCTTTGTTGCCGTGGATGAAAACCGAAAGCCCACCCAGGTGTGGCAGCACGACTGACCAAAATTCTTCTGCCAGCTGGTGTGATTGGCCAAAATTACACCAACCTTTCACACAAACTGCGGATTATACTTTAGTCTAGGCTGATAGAAATTCTAAGGATTTAAAGTATTTACCCAGGATAAATCCGTAGGATCCTGCTGGTTTTTTCTGTTACATTGGTTCATTGCACATTCAAGAACAATAAGAACCCTGCAACAACATGAAGCTCGAGAATCTCAATATCATCATTGCCGATGATCACCCATTGTTTCGCAACGCTCTGAGACAAGCCTTGTCCAGTGCCTTTGCCGATACCCGTTGGTTTGAGGCCGACAGTGCAGATGCATTGCAGCAGGTACTGGATAACACCGATGCCGAGTACGACTTGGTGCTGCTCGATTTGCAGATGCCCGGCTCCCACGGTTATTCCACCCTCATCCATCTTCGCTCCCACTACCCCGATATCCCGGTGGTGGTAATTTCAGCCCACGAAGATGCGCAGACCATCAGCCGTGCCATCCATTACGGCAGCGCCGGTTTTATCCCCAAATCTGCCTCGATGGAAACCCTCACCGAAGCCATGAGCGCCGTGCTTTACGGTGATATCTGGCTGCCGTCAGGGGTTGAGATCATCAAAATTGAGGAAGATGGCACCGATCAGATGGCAGGCAAGCTTGCGGATCTGACCCCGCAGCAATACCGGGTATTGCAGATGTTTGCCGAAGGTCTGCTCAATAAACAAATCGCCTATGATTTGGGGGTATCCGAGGCCACCATCAAGGCCCACGCCACTGCGATTTTCCGTAAGCTTGGCGTGAGAAACCGCACCCAGGCGGTGATTGCGCTGCAGCAACTGGAAATGGATAAAGTCGATTTGGGTTAATCACACCTTTGCAAAACATCAAAAGGCCGCATCATGCGGCCTTTTTCAATTCACGTCAGCCACGCAGGCTTTCCCGCAGCTGATAATACAACATCCCTACCGCAAGCGCCTGATTACCAAACCATTCGTTGAGCGGAATGCGCCAGTGTTTCATGCCGGCGAACAGGCCAAACTCCCGCAGATCGCCATCGATGGCCTTGGCCATGATTTCCGACATAATGTGGCTTGTCGCCACCCCGTGGCCTGAATAGCCCTGGCAGTAGTAAACATATTCAGAGACCTTGCCAAGCTGAGGAATGCGGTTAATCACAATTCCGGCCATACCGGCCCAGGCAAATTCAATCTCAACCCCTTTGAGACGCGGGAAGGTGCGCTCGATGGCGGGGCGCAGCTCTTCGGCCACGTTTTTGGGATCGCGACCGCTGTAGTTGGTACCGCCACCGAACATCAAGCGGTTATCAGCGGTAAGACGATAATAATCAAGCACAAAACGGCAATCGTACACTGCCAGGTTATGGGGATTGATGGCCCTGGCGACCTCGTCAGACAACTGCACAGTGGCACAGTTGCCAAGGGAGGCCGGAAACAGCATCCCCTTCAGACGTGGGCGTCCCAGCTTGTGATAGGCGTTACCGGCAATCATCACCTTGTCGGCAGTCACGCTGCCGAAGGCAGTTTTCACCACTGGCCGGGGGCCATCCACGATATCCAGCACCTGGCTGCCTTCAAAAATCCGTACTCCCAGGCTTTCAGCCGCCCTCGCCTCACCAATACAGAGGTTGACTGAGTGCAGATGCATGTTCTTTTTGTTGAGCAAACCGCCGTGATACAGCGGCGATTCGAGATACTGCGGCATCTCGTCCTTTTGCACCAGCGACACCAAATCGCCCATACCCCGGCGCTCGGCTTCATCCAGCATGGATTTAAGCTCATCCATGTGGGCTGGTTTAAAGGCGGTATGCAGGTGGCCAAAGCGCAAATCACAATCGATATTGTACTTGGCCACCCTGTTTTTGATGATGTCATGACCGCGCCAGCGCAGTGCCCATACATAGTCTTCGGCTTCCAAGCCTATGCGGTTTCTGAGCTGTTTGGTCATGGCGTTGTCGCCCGATAATGAACCTGTGACCTGACCGCCGTTTCGACCGGTCGCGCCCCAGGCGATTTTATTGGCTTCCAGCAAGACCACGCTGTAACCGCGTTCGGCCAGCTCCAGCGCTGTGTTCACACCGGTAAAACCGCCACCGATAATGGCCACATCGGCCTGAATATCCCCCGCAAGCGGCGGATAATCGGTTTCCTGCTTGATGGTGGCGTTGTAGTAAGAACCGCAGCGAGCTTGCATGGAAAACTCCGTTGTTTTTTATTTTTTACGGATGTTAACGATATATGCAACGATGGGTCAATGGGGTGAACAAGATTTTGTTCACCCCGCTTAATTTATGCAACAGAGGAAGACTTCACCAGGCTGGAGATCAATGCCCTCAACGCGGCGGGTTTAACCATCTTGGCCATGTAGTGATAACCGCGGCGCTGCACATCCTCCACCAGATCCTTGCGGGTGTTGGCGGTAATGAGGATCCCCGGCAAATGCTCGCCATAGAGCGAACGAATACCGTCCATGGCATCCACCCCATTCTGGCCATCGTCCAGATGGTAATCGGCCAGCACTATGTCGGGGGCAACGCCCTTCAGACCAAGCTTGATACGGGCATCGCCAAGGTCACGGGCACAAATCACCTCGCACTGCCAGCGTCTGAGAAGGCTTTCAAGGCCGGCAAGAATGGCTTCTTCGTTATCGATACAAAGCACCTTTACCCCAGCCAGCGGCTGCAATACCGCGGGGCGGCGGGCAGGCATCGGAGTCGAGATAGTTTTCCCAAGGGGCACGCAGATAGAAAACACCGAGCCACGCCCCAGCACAGAAGCCACCTTGATATCATGGCCCAGTACCTTGCTGATACGATCGGCAATGGCAAGCCCCAGCCCCAGGCCACTCACACCCTTGCTTTGCGGATTGGCGAGACGTTTGAATTCTTTAAAAATTTCATGCAGCTCGGTTTCATCTATGCCACAGCCGGTGTCCAGCACCTGAATTTCAAGCTCACCCGGACGATGACGACAACCCAGCAGCACCCGGCCACCGCGGGCATAGCGGTAGGCATTGGTGAGAAAGTTTTGCAGCACCCTTCTCAGCAGCGCCGGATCAGAGTTGACCGTGGCGCTGGACGATACCATGGTGAAGCGGATTTGATTGTCCTTGCCCATGGCATCGAACTCCACCGCGAGCCCCGAAAGAATTTCCGACACTGAAAAGTCGCGCCGGTTTACTTCCACCATCCCGGAATCCAGCTTGGAAATGTCCAAAAGATCGGTAAGCAGCTCTCCGGCAATTTTCAGCGAGCTGTTAACGTGGGATAGGGTGGTGCGCGCCTCGTCATCGAGGTTGGTGTACTGGGAGAGCGACGCGGTAAAGAGCCTTGCGGCATTGAGCGGCTGCATCAGGTCGTGGCCCACGGCGGCAAGGAAACGGCTCTTTGAGGCGTTGGCCATTTCTTCCTGGGCCTTGGCTTCCAGCAGCTGGCTGTTGAGCATGGCAAGCTCGTAGGTGCGCTCTTTTACCCGCGACTCCAGGGTCTCGTTGGCATCCTTGAGCGCCCGCTCCTGAGCCCGGTACTGGGTAATGTCGGTAAAGGTCATCACAAAACCGCCATCGGGCATGGGGTTACCCTGAATTTTGATGACCTTGCCGTCGCTGCGCTCCCGCTCCGAGGTGTGAGGCGTGCCATCTCGCATATGCTGCACCCGCCGCTCCACCTGATCTTCTATGTCGCCGACACCGCAATAGCCGCGGGCGGCATTAAAGCGCACCACTTCACTGATGGGCATGCCAGCCTGTAAAAAGTCTTCCGGGTACTGATAGAGCTCGCTGTAACGGGCGTTCCAGGCAACCAGATTCAGATCCTTATCGACAACGCTGATGCCCTCGTAGGCATGCTCGATGGCGCCGCGCAAAATCTCCTGACTCAACATCACCTTGGAGGAGGCTTCATCCACTAAAGAGAGCACTTCGTCGAGGGCCAGATCCCGCCCGGCAATCACCGAATCGAGCACCAGCGCGGCACTGGAAGCGCCAAGCACCCCAGAGAGCATGTGTTCTGCATGGGCAATCAGCTCAGGGCTTGCGGCCTTATTCCAGCTTTCGTGGTTCACCGCCTCCGCCGAGAAGCGACTGAAACTTTGATAGGCACGGGTGGGGCTGACAAAGCGGCTGGCAAGGATCAGCAGCTCCTGCTGCGAGATAGGCCCGGTTTTGCGGCCGCCGGCGCCCTTAAGCTCACCGGGGGAGACGAAGCTGCTCGCCTGAATACGTTCCACCACCCCGGCGCGAAACCACAGCGAGCCCAGAATGTAAAACATGGTGTTGACCATCAGCGCCAGCAGGGTATCGCTCACATTGGGGCTGATATAGGACAGCAGCCAGACATCGGACAGTCCGGCGCTGGCAAGACGCTCGCCTGCACCTTGCAGCAGCACCCAAATCCACAAGCCAAAACCGGCGCCAAGGCCGAGAAACACCCCACCGCGGTTACCGTGTTTCCAGTAAAGGCCGCCGACCAGGGCCGGTGCCAGCTGGGCAAAAGCGCCAAACGCCAGCATCCCCAGATGCGCCAGCGAGTCGCTGTCGGCCAGATACAAAAACGACAAATAACCAATGCCAAGAATAAGCACAATGGCCAGACGACGGGCGTTCAAGAGAAACTGCGAAAACTGCGCAAAGTTCTTTTCGCGGATGCGACCGCCTCTAAGCATCAGCGGCACCAGCCACTCGTTGCTGACCATGATGGAAATGGTCACCACCGCCACTATCACCATGCCGGTCGCGGCCGAGAGGGTTCCAAGCAGCGCCACCACAGCCAGCCAGTCGGCGCCGATAAACAGCGGCATATTGATGACATAGGTATCGGCTGGCACGCTGTCGCCCAGCAGCAACTTGCCGGACAGTGCAAGTGGCGCCACAAAGAGACCAAACAGGGCAATATAAATCGGGAAAATCCAGCGGCCCCGGCTCAGGGTCTTTTCGCTGGCACACTCCACCACCATCACGTGGAACTGGCGCGGCATACACAAAAAGGCCGCAATCCCCACCACCAAATCCGGCAGTATGGTTTCGAGCCTGAGCTTGGGATGCTCAATCAGATTGGCCGACAGCGCCTGATCCCAAATATCGCCAAAGCCGCCAAACACCCCAAAACTGATGACAATGCCCACTAACAGAAAGGCGGCAATTTTCACCAAAGATTCAAAGGCAATGGCGAGCATCATCCCCGGGTTGTGTTCGGTGGCATCGAGTTTGCGGGTACCAAACAGGATGGCAAACACCGCCAGCACCACGGAGATGATCAGCGCCACACTTATCCCATCAAGGGGCTTGCCCTCTGGCTGGAACAAATTGAGCGACGCCACCATGGCTTTCAGCTGCAGCGCGATATAGGGCATGATGCCAAAGAGGGCTATCAGGGTAACCAGTGCCGCAAGTACCTGGGATTTGCCGTAGCGGGCGGCAATAAAGTCGGCCACCGAGGTGATATTTTGCGCCTTGGACACCACCACCATTTTGCGCAGCATGCCAAAGCCAAGGGTAAAAATCAGTATGGGTCCGAGGAAGATGGGCAGAAAGGACCAGAGGTCACCGGCGGATTGCCCCACAGTGCCCAAAAAGCTCCATGACGAGCAGTACACCGCCAGACTCAGGCCATAAATCCAGGTTTGCAGTTTTTTGGTAACACCGCTGAACCAGCGCTCTGCGCCCCACGCCAGCAGGAACAACAGAAACACGTAAAAAACCGCAATCACGGCGACAAAGAGGGTCAGATTCATAGTATGCTCATTTTTTTAACCCATTGTGCCTCGAAATCTGCGGGAAATCCAGCCAACAAACAAGGCGCAACAGGCTAAAAAATAAGGAAAAAAACAAACTAGACCAAGGTCTAATAGTGTGACGCGGGCCCGATGCCCATACTCGAAGCCACGCAACAAATTATAAAAAGGGAAGCCCTATGAGCACGCAGTCTCTCTACTCAGTGCCTGCCGACATTGCACAAAACTCACTGGTAAACAACGAACAATATCAGAAGATGTACCAGGAATCCGTTTCCAACCCTGAGGGTTTCTGGGGAGAGCAAGCCAAGCGCATCGACTGGATAAAGCCATTTACCCAGGTCAAAGACACTTCCTACGACGACCAGAATCTGTATATCAAATGGTTCCACGATGGCACCCTGAACGCATCCGCCAACTGCCTTGACCGCCATCTGGCCACCAAGGGCGATGATATCGCCATCATCTGGGAAGGCGATGATGCCAGCGAACAGCGCAAAGTCACCTACCGTGAGCTGCACGGTGAAGTGTGCCGCTTTGCCAACGCCCTGAAAGCACAAGGCGTGCAAAAAGGCGATGTGGTAACCATCTATATGCCCATGGTGGTTGAAGCCACAGTTGCCATGTTGGCCTGTGCCCGCATTGGCGCCATCCACTCAGTGGTGTTTGGTGGTTTCTCACCTGACTCCATCGCTTCCCGCGTGATTGATGGCAAATCCAAGGTACTGATAACCGCCGATGAAGGCGTGCGTGGCGGCCGTAAAATTCCGCTTAAGGGCAACATCGATGAAGCACTGAACCGCCCTGAAGTTACCACAGTGGAAACCGTGATTGTGCTTAAGCGCACCGGTGGCAATGTCGACTGGCAGCAAGGCCGGGATGTGTGGTGGCACGATGTGATAGCAAGCGTATCTGATGACTGCCCCGCCGAAGAAATGGGCGCTGAAGATCCACTGTTTTTGCTGTACACCTCAGGCTCTACCGGTAACCCCAAGGGCGTGTTGCACACCACAGGTGGTTATATGGTGTACGCCTCCATGACCCACGAATATGTGTTCGATTACAAGCCAGGCGAAGTGTACTGGTGTACCGCCGATGTGGGCTGGATCACCGGCCACAGCTATATGGTTTATGGTCCGCTGGCCAATGGTGCCACCATCCTCATCCATGAAGGCATTCCAAACTACCCAAGCCCTGCCCGTCTGGGTGAGATTGTCGACCGTCATCAGGTTAACATCCTCTACACAGCGCCGACCCTTATCCGCGCCCTGATGGCCGAAGGCAAGCAGCATTTCGACAACTTCGATGGCAAGTCACTGCGCATCATGGGTTCGGTGGGCGAGCCTATCAACCCCGAAGCCTGGCGCTGGTACCACGAAGTTATTGGTCACGAGCATTGCCCGATTGTGGACACCTGGTGGCAAACCGAAACCGGCGGCATCCTGATCACCCCACTGCCCGGCGCTACCGACACCAAACCCGGTTCGGCCACCCGCCCCTTCTTTGGCGTGCAGCCAGCACTGGTTGACAACGAAGGCAACATCCTCGAAGGCGCCACCGAAGGCAACCTGGTATTGCTGGACTCCTGGCCTGGGCAGATGCGCACCGTGTATGGCGATCACGAGCGCTTCGTGCTGACCTACTTCAAAACCTTCCGTGGCATGTATTTCACCGGTGACGGTGCCCGCCGTGACGAAGATGGTTACTACTGGATCACCGGCCGTGTGGATGATGTGATTAACGTATCCGGCCACCGCCTCGGCACCGCTGAAGTGGAAAGCGCCCTCGTAGCCCACGATCTGGTGGCAGAAGCCGCTGTTGTGGGTTACCCGCACGACATCAAGGGCCAGGGCATCTATGCCTACGTGACCCTGACCAAGGGCACCGAAGCCACTGAAGAGCTGCGTCAGGAGCTGCGTCAGTGGGTGCGTAAAGAAATCGGCGCCCTGGCAACACCGGATCTTATCCAGTGGGCCTCAGGTCTGCCAAAGACCCGTTCAGGCAAAATCATGCGCCGTTTCCTGCGTAAGATTGCGGCAAACGAAATCACCAACCTGGGCGATTCTTCTACCCTGGCGGATCCATCGGTTATCGACACCCTTATCGAGAGCCGCTTGAACCGCGCTGACTAACCAACCTCAGTCTTCTCCTCAAGTTTGGCCCCTGTTTCAGGGGCCTTTTTTATCTGTCCCTGTTCGCCAGGTTTCAGCCACACCCCGATTGCTGCTACACTCGCCCTACCCCGTGTCTGCTCAACTCCCATGTCCCATGACGCAACGCCCATGACGACCAAGCCTAAGCCCACAATCCAACTTCGCGATTATCAGCAAGATGCCATCGACGCCGCGCTTAACCACTTTCGTCACAGTCGCGACTCGGCGGTGCTGGTGTTGCCCACAGGCGCCGGAAAAAGCCTGGTGATTGCAGAGCTTGCCCGCATTGCCAAAGGCCGGGTGCTGGTGCTGACCCACGTGAAGGAGTTGGTGGCACAAAATGCAGAGAAAGTGGCAGTGCTGGCAGGCGAAGGCAGCATTTATTCCGCCGGACTTGGCGAGAAAGACAGCAGCGGTAAAACCGTAATTGCAGGGATCCAATCGGCGGCCCGTAATCCGCAGGCCTTCAGCGAGCCCTTTTCACTGGTGATCATCGATGAGTGCCACCGGGTGAGCCTCGACAGCAACAGCCAGTACCACAGCCTGTTTGCCGCCCTTAAGGCCAATAACCCCAAGCTACTGCTGCTGGGCCTTACCGCCACCCCCTATCGGCTCGGCGAAGGCTACATCTATAAGCGCCACATCCACGGCCACGTGGGCAATCCAGACAAAGCCGTTTTTGATGTCTGCATTTACGACTTGCCGATGCGGGTATTGATTAAAAGGGGCTTTTTAACACCACCAAGGCTGCTTGATGGCCTTGCAGCCCAGTACAACTTCGACAGCCTTATCCCAAAAGACGACGCCGACTATTCAGAGGCTGAAGTCAACGCAGTCCTGAACCAGAGCGGCCGTGCCACCACCGCGATTGTGGAGCAGTTAGCTGGCCTGGCGTCAGCCAAACGGGGCATCATTATCTTTGCCGCCACGGTACGCCACGCCAAGGAAGTGCTGAAACTGCTTGAGAAAAATGGCGCCGAGCCGCCGCTTAGCGCCGCGCTTATTACCGCCGATACCCCGGCCGATGAACGAGACCGAATTATCGATGACTTTAAGGCCGAGCGGCTGCAGTTTCTGGTCAATGTGTCTGTACTCACCACGGGCTTCGATGCGCCCCATGTGGACCTGATTGCCATTTTGCGCCCCACCGCGTCTGTCAGTCTGTTTCAGCAGATGGTAGGCCGTGGTCTTAGGCTGTTTCCCGGCAAAAGCGAGTGCCTTATCCTCGATTACGCCGCCAATGGCTTCAGTCTGTTCCACCCCGAAGTGGGTAAGCCCAGACCCGACAGCAAAAGTGTGCCTGTGCAGGTGCCTTGTCCGGCCTGCGGCTTTGCCAACCTGTTTTGGGGCAAGACAGATGCTGACGGCGACATAGTCGAGCATTACGGGCGCCGCTGTCAGGGACTTCTGGAAGATGGCAACCAGTGTGATTTTCGCTACCGGGCACGCATCTGCCCTGACTGCGGCATTGAAAACGATATCGCTGCCCGAATATGCCGAGGCTGCGACTCCGCCTTGGTGGACCCAGATAAGCACTTAAAAGCCGTGCTGTCCCACAAGCACCATCATTTGTTCAAAGTGGCGGATATGCTGCTTGAAGCGAGCGATGAGGGGCTGACGATTATCTATCAGGACATGGATGGCAACAGCTTTAACGAGCGCTTTAAACTGGCGACCGATGGCCAGCGCAAGGCACTGTTTGCCGCCTTCCTGCTCAGGCACCAAAGAGCGCCCGGCATTAAGCTGCCCAAATACAGGGATGCCGGCGCCATCGTAGCCGACAAGGACAAGTTTCGTGCCCCGGACATGCTGCTGTTGAAAAAGACCAAGTTTGGCTGGCAACTTATCGACAAATTCTTTGATTATCGGGGCAAATATCAGACGGGCGCACGTTTTGCACTCTGATCCTGCCTATCCCAATATCAAATCCCGGTGGCCTGTGTTATAAAAGCCCCAAGCTAAACTCCAAAGGAGCCTACATGTACGTTGTAATTTTTGGCCGTCCCGGCTGCCCTTACTGTGTTCGCGCCGAGCAACTGTGCGAGCAGCTTGCCGAAAAACGTGAAGACTTCCGCTTCCGCTACGTGGATATCCACGCCGAAGGGATCAGCAAAGAAGATCTGTCCAAGACTGTTGGCAAACCGGTAGAAACCGTGCCACAGATTTTTGTAGACAAAACCCACGTGGGTGGCTGCACCGATTTCGAAGCCTACGTGCGCGAAAACAATCTGCTGGATTGATTTTACAGGTCTTTTTAAGCCCGCCATCCGGCGGGCTTTTTATTTGGCAAGCACCGGGCTTGGTTGGCGCCCTCTGCTGCAGTAGCCACGCAACCTTATTGGCACGGCGCACGGTTAACAGCTAAGCTGGAACCATGACAGCGCGAGGAACTGCCAATGGATCCCATGCTTGCCACCATCATAGAAAAGGTCTCCAACACCCGTGGAGAGGCCTTTTTCAACAGCATTACCCTCGCCCTGCACGATGCCATCCACGCCGATTACACCTTCGTTGCCACCCTGGATAAGGAACAATATTGCTCCAATACCCTGGCACTGGTGGCCGATGGTGCCCTGGTAGACAACATCTCCTATTCCCTCGCTGATACCCCCTGCGCCAATGCCGCCGATGACTCTGTATGTTGCTACCGCGCCAATGTCGCCGCCAGCTTTCCAAACGACAAGCTGTTGAAAGACATGCAAATCGAAGGTTACCTCGGCACGCCGCTGCACGACCTTTAAGGCGAAGTGATGGGCATTATCGTCGCCCTGTATCGACGGCCCATTGAAGATGAAGCTCGGGTGCTGGAGCTGTTTAAACTCTTCTCTGGCCGCATTGAGGCCGAACTTGACCGCCTTTCCCATGAAAGACTGCTGGAAAGGGCCAATCAGCAGCTAGAGTCGAAAGTGGCTGAGCGCACAGCGCATCTTGATAAGGTTATCAGTGAGCTTAAAGACGCCCAGGAGCGGCTTGTAGAGTCAGAGAAAATGGCCGCCATGGGTAATCTGGTGGCCGGGCTTGCCCATGAGGTCAATACACCGCTCGGTGTTGCCATTACCAGCCACAGCGTGCTCAGTGAGCAGCGCGATGCCCTTCGCACCCATTATCAAAGTGGTGAGCTATCAACCGAAGAGCTGGACGAATACCTAGAGACGACCGACAGTGCGCTGATGCTGCTCGATGTGAACCTGCACCGGGCGGTGGAACTGGTGGAAAGCTTTAAGCGCACCGCCGCCGACCAACACTGTGCCGACAAAGAGCTGATTAACCTTGCCCAGTATTACCGCCAGGTACTGCTGGCACTGAAGCCCCTGCTCAAATCGGTGCAGGCCAAAGCCAGTATTCACATCCCCGAAGACTGGAACCTGACGACCATCCCCGGAGTACACTCCCAAACCCTGACCAATTTGCTCAGTAACAGCGTGATGCACGCCTTCGATGCCGGCACGGATAATAAGATAGAGATCAGCGGTGAGCGCCTTGCCGATGGCAACTATTGCATTCACTACCGGGACAACGGCAAGGGCCTGAGCCCCGAAGCCAGGAAGCACATCTTTGAGCCCTTTTGCACCACGGCACGCACCAAAGGCGGCATAGGTCTTGGGATGAGTATTGTATTTAACTTGGTTAATCAGCAGCTTGGCGGAAAAATCATTCTGCCCGCCAGTGAAAGGGGCTTTGCCTTGGATATGGTGTTTCCGGATCTTGGCGAAGGTTAGAGCACCTGCGCAAGGGAGTGAATTGCTGCCCAAAGGCTTCCACAAACGCATTGGCTAAGCCCTGGCTCATAATAAACTCATAGCAAAAAAGCGAACCCGAGGGTTCGCTTTTTCATGTAGCAGATATGGCTATCAGAGTACGTACTTGGCCGAGAAAATCACCCGGTTCAGGTCGCCATCCACGCCATTTTCCTTGCTGTTGGTGGCATACATGTATTCCACACCGAAGGTCAGTGGCTTACTTGGCGAGTAAAGCAGGTTCACATAGGCCGACATGGCGTCCTTGTTAACGTTCTCACCGGTCAAATCAACATGGTTGTCCGCTTTCATGCCAGAGAGGGTGAAGCTTGAGCGCCACTGCTCATTCCACCAGTGACGGTAAGAAATAAAGCCGCCGTATGAGCCGATGGTTTCAATCTTGCCATTGGCATCCAGCGCGCCGGCGTTGGCGTAGTTCAGCGCAAAGTAACGGCCAAGGCCCTCACCCCAGGTGGCGGTGAATTTAAGATCATCCTTGCCGACCG
It encodes the following:
- the acs gene encoding acetate--CoA ligase — encoded protein: MSTQSLYSVPADIAQNSLVNNEQYQKMYQESVSNPEGFWGEQAKRIDWIKPFTQVKDTSYDDQNLYIKWFHDGTLNASANCLDRHLATKGDDIAIIWEGDDASEQRKVTYRELHGEVCRFANALKAQGVQKGDVVTIYMPMVVEATVAMLACARIGAIHSVVFGGFSPDSIASRVIDGKSKVLITADEGVRGGRKIPLKGNIDEALNRPEVTTVETVIVLKRTGGNVDWQQGRDVWWHDVIASVSDDCPAEEMGAEDPLFLLYTSGSTGNPKGVLHTTGGYMVYASMTHEYVFDYKPGEVYWCTADVGWITGHSYMVYGPLANGATILIHEGIPNYPSPARLGEIVDRHQVNILYTAPTLIRALMAEGKQHFDNFDGKSLRIMGSVGEPINPEAWRWYHEVIGHEHCPIVDTWWQTETGGILITPLPGATDTKPGSATRPFFGVQPALVDNEGNILEGATEGNLVLLDSWPGQMRTVYGDHERFVLTYFKTFRGMYFTGDGARRDEDGYYWITGRVDDVINVSGHRLGTAEVESALVAHDLVAEAAVVGYPHDIKGQGIYAYVTLTKGTEATEELRQELRQWVRKEIGALATPDLIQWASGLPKTRSGKIMRRFLRKIAANEITNLGDSSTLADPSVIDTLIESRLNRAD
- a CDS encoding DEAD/DEAH box helicase, with protein sequence MTTKPKPTIQLRDYQQDAIDAALNHFRHSRDSAVLVLPTGAGKSLVIAELARIAKGRVLVLTHVKELVAQNAEKVAVLAGEGSIYSAGLGEKDSSGKTVIAGIQSAARNPQAFSEPFSLVIIDECHRVSLDSNSQYHSLFAALKANNPKLLLLGLTATPYRLGEGYIYKRHIHGHVGNPDKAVFDVCIYDLPMRVLIKRGFLTPPRLLDGLAAQYNFDSLIPKDDADYSEAEVNAVLNQSGRATTAIVEQLAGLASAKRGIIIFAATVRHAKEVLKLLEKNGAEPPLSAALITADTPADERDRIIDDFKAERLQFLVNVSVLTTGFDAPHVDLIAILRPTASVSLFQQMVGRGLRLFPGKSECLILDYAANGFSLFHPEVGKPRPDSKSVPVQVPCPACGFANLFWGKTDADGDIVEHYGRRCQGLLEDGNQCDFRYRARICPDCGIENDIAARICRGCDSALVDPDKHLKAVLSHKHHHLFKVADMLLEASDEGLTIIYQDMDGNSFNERFKLATDGQRKALFAAFLLRHQRAPGIKLPKYRDAGAIVADKDKFRAPDMLLLKKTKFGWQLIDKFFDYRGKYQTGARFAL
- a CDS encoding GrxA family glutaredoxin: MYVVIFGRPGCPYCVRAEQLCEQLAEKREDFRFRYVDIHAEGISKEDLSKTVGKPVETVPQIFVDKTHVGGCTDFEAYVRENNLLD
- a CDS encoding sensor histidine kinase; this translates as MGIIVALYRRPIEDEARVLELFKLFSGRIEAELDRLSHERLLERANQQLESKVAERTAHLDKVISELKDAQERLVESEKMAAMGNLVAGLAHEVNTPLGVAITSHSVLSEQRDALRTHYQSGELSTEELDEYLETTDSALMLLDVNLHRAVELVESFKRTAADQHCADKELINLAQYYRQVLLALKPLLKSVQAKASIHIPEDWNLTTIPGVHSQTLTNLLSNSVMHAFDAGTDNKIEISGERLADGNYCIHYRDNGKGLSPEARKHIFEPFCTTARTKGGIGLGMSIVFNLVNQQLGGKIILPASERGFALDMVFPDLGEG